A DNA window from Trypanosoma brucei brucei TREU927 chromosome 11 chr11_scaffold01 genomic scaffold, whole genome shotgun sequence contains the following coding sequences:
- a CDS encoding acyl-CoA dehydrogenase, whose protein sequence is MFRRSLSRRSLQYQPCFKDLSFLVEDVFNMYAHYEKLGYTNVKREFLTNLLAEAGTLATTSLLPLYSSSDVEGCQWLQNSQVGTPKGFEAAYKTLCSKGWIGISQPLEFGGKALPYSVGSITREVMETANPPLLTYATQSIGAAEALMTCVSAKKHEMFLRRLVSGEWSGSLSLTEGQSGAAEGVVTAERAQDGTYNLTGTRNFILAGDHNLTANVLYVVLARLPSSQATGTDLSLFLVPRHVPKSDGSLETERNVKCLGLEATMGMKGSSICRMGFDNSTGYFVGEFNSGVKRTVTTTNTAAVAAAVQGVCHAELAFQNALSRTRGCNSQCTSESSTCAEGTSTVLIPDANMRLSILFAKAVAEGGRALSLDVSRLLDIYHNTTDATAREGMGNKINFYSTIANTCLTTWNFQAISRCLWMWSPQGVVKGNDMEQILRDARAAAQHSGVMTSNSVEFLNRHILPLHTEEVATFGSNVRALVRPYLFSRGTIGQCARRLWLLQKQWRLGIAKVKMLAMQEPDSVGAVSEDVIMYAGYMVLAYNWLRMATVAQKLIDSGKDVDGFYRCKVDVCQYVFQYLVPYADAHFQIMQNGASVMKSCESTWDLR, encoded by the coding sequence ATGTTTCGTCGTAGCCTTTCCCGCCGTAGTCTGCAGTATCAACCATGCTTCAAGGACCTTAGCTTCCTCGTGGAAGACGTGTTTAACATGTATGCGCACTATGAAAAACTTGGGTACACCAACGTCAAGAGGGAATTTCTTACCAACCTTCTTGCTGAAGCTGGAACCCTCGCCACAACGTCACTTCTGCCGCTATACTCTTCTAGTGACGTTGAGGGATGTCAGTGGCTGCAGAATAGCCAAGTTGGTACACCAAAAGGTTTCGAGGCCGCTTATAAGACACTGTGCAGTAAGGGATGGATCGGTATTAGCCAACCACTGGAGTTTGGCGGCAAAGCGTTGCCATACTCAGTTGGTAGTATCACGCGAGAGGTCATGGAAACAGCAAATCCACCACTTTTAACGTATGCCACCCAAAGCATAGGAGCAGCTGAGGCGCTGATGACATGTGTAAGCGCGAAGAAACATGAAATGTTTCTCAGGCGGCTAGTTTCTGGGGAATGGAGCGGTTCGTTGAGCCTCACCGAGGGGCAAAGCGGAGCGGCTGAAGGAGTGGTTACGGCAGAGCGGGCACAAGATGGGACATACAACTTGACGGGGACGAGGAATTTTATCTTGGCCGGGGACCATAACCTCACAGCAAATGTGCTTTATGTTGTGCTGGCACGATTACCTTCCTCACAGGCGACAGGCACCGACTTGTCGCTGTTCCTGGTTCCGCGCCACGTACCAAAGTCGGATGGATCGCTGGAAACTGAAAGGAATGTAAAATGCCTTGGATTAGAGGCCACCATGGGCATGAAGGGTAGCTCCATCTGTCGAATGGGGTTCGACAATTCGACCGGCTACTTTGTTGGGGAGTTCAATTCGGGTGTGAAGCGGACGGTAACTACCACGAACACGGCGGCCGTTGCAGCTGCAGTGCAGGGTGTCTGCCACGCTGAACTTGCTTTTCAAAATGCCCTTTCACGAACTCGTGGGTGCAACTCACAGTGCACGTCGGAGAGTAGTACATGTGCAGAAGGTACCAGCACCGTATTAATACCCGACGCGAACATGCGTTTGAGTATACTCTTTGCCAAAGCCGTGGCCGAGGGAGGTAGGGCGCTTTCGTTAGATGTTTCACGACTTCTTGACATTTACCACAACACGACGGATGCCACCGCGCGTGAGGGGATGGGGAACAAAATTAACTTTTACTCCACTATAGCCAATACGTGCCTAACCACATGGAATTTTCAGGCCATCTCCCGTTGCCTGTGGATGTGGAGTCCGCAAGGTGTTGTGAAGGGCAATGATATGGAGCAGATTTTGCGCGACGCCCGCGCTGCTGCGCAGCACAGTGGTGTTATGACGTCCAATTCAGTTGAATTCCTCAATCGGCACATATTGCCTCTGCACACGGAGGAGGTCGCAACCTTTGGCAGTAATGTTCGTGCGCTGGTGCGGCCATATCTTTTTTCGAGGGGTACCATCGGTCAGTGTGCCCGGCGTCTGTGGCTACTCCAAAAACAGTGGCGGTTGGGTATTGCCAAGGTGAAGATGTTAGCCATGCAAGAGCCCGATAGCGTCGGCGCTGTGTCGGAGGATGTAATCATGTACGCGGGTTACATGGTGTTGGCGTACAATTGGTTACGTATGGCCACAGTGGCACAAAAACTTATTGACTCTGGGAAAGATGTAGACGGCTTCTATCGGTGTAAGGTGGATGTTTGTCAGTATGTCTTTCAGTACTTGGTACCGTACGCGGATGCGCACTTTCAGATTATGCAGAACGGCGCCAGCGTCATGAAAAGTTGCGAGTCGACATGGGATCTTAGGTGA